The window AAGCTGGTATGTGACTGGTCGCTAACTGTTTGTGTGAACTCGTTCTAAAAAACCTAGTTTTTTTAAGAGGAAGTTCGACGCTTTGTACGATCTTGTATTTATGAAAGTACAAAAAAGCATGTAGGCAGGATGGCGTGCGCATTTGAAAGGTGCGTGAGGCTGGGCACAGTTAGGAGGTCAGTATGAAACGACTGAATCAAAAAACAGCATTGGCGGCAGCGATGGCAATGGTTTTCAGTGCGCCAGCCTTGGCAACCAATGGCATGAATATGGAAGGCTATGGGCCGATTGCTACCAGTATGGGTGGGGCATCCATGGCATATGATAACGGAACTGCGGCGGTGATGAATAATCCGGCAACGTTATCAATGATGAACAGTGAGCATCGTTTTGATGTTGCGGTTGGTGTACTTGGTCCACGTGTTGATGCGACCGTGGATGCTGGTGCAATGACCATGACCAGTGATTCCACTGGCCGTTCCTACATGATGCCAGCCATGGGCTGGGCGAAAAAATCAGGAACGCTGATCTATGGTGTAGGTGTTTTTGCTCAAGGTGGTATGGGTACCGAGTTTGGTTCCAATTCCTGGATGGCTGATCCCAGCATGGGCACCAATACTGCGTTGACCGCAGGTTTGGTGAATCGCTCTGAAGTCAGTGTAGGGCGTGCGATTTTGCCACTTTCATTCAGCGTCAATGATAGCTTGAGTGTGGCAGCGACCCTGGATTATGTCTGGGCCGGTATGGATTTACAGATGGCCATGAGCGAAGCGCAGTTCCAGGATCTGGCCAATCCAGCGGCCCAGAATATTGGTGAGGCATCTGGAACATTGGTGCAGGGTTTTGGCCTGATGTATGAACCATTTGGCGGAACCGGCGTACAGAAATTGCACCATGCCTATTTTGATTTTTCCAATGACGACAAATATTCCGGCAAGGCACAGGCGACCGGCTACGGCGGCAAGATTGGTTTGGCCTACAAGATCAATCGCAAATTAAATGTAG of the Gammaproteobacteria bacterium genome contains:
- a CDS encoding outer membrane protein transport protein, whose protein sequence is MKRLNQKTALAAAMAMVFSAPALATNGMNMEGYGPIATSMGGASMAYDNGTAAVMNNPATLSMMNSEHRFDVAVGVLGPRVDATVDAGAMTMTSDSTGRSYMMPAMGWAKKSGTLIYGVGVFAQGGMGTEFGSNSWMADPSMGTNTALTAGLVNRSEVSVGRAILPLSFSVNDSLSVAATLDYVWAGMDLQMAMSEAQFQDLANPAAQNIGEASGTLVQGFGLMYEPFGGTGVQKLHHAYFDFSNDDKYSGKAQATGYGGKIGLAYKINRKLNVGATYHAKTSLSDMTTSDAVMSMGVLADTGVMSGGAPSGTYVDMNIPVSGKITVKNFQWPATYAFGAAYQASDKLMVVADVKQIAWSDVMKDFSMSFEADNVAANGGFAGAKMDMALYQNWDDQTVISLGGAYQVKNDLVLRAGYNHANNPVPEKYLNALFPAIVESHLTLGLGMGSGAQQVDLSFTKALNVESTNPGNGSTIPAVTSSHSQFSWQLMYSYRY